The Candidatus Methylomirabilota bacterium genome includes the window AGACCGGCCAATCCGGGGCGGGTAGCGCAAGATAGAGCGGAAAGAGGCGGACCGACAGCGCGAAGGCCACCGGCAACAGGACCAGGTTGGTGAAGGTCTGAATGGTCAACTCGTTCCAGCCGGAGTCGATGACGGCATGGCCGGTTGTCGCCATTCGGAGCAGCAGGAACAGGTTGAGACACGCAGAGAGGATCCAACCGGCCGCCATCATCCCAAAATAGGGCTTGACCGCGCTGAGCGCCGGAAGTCTGCTGACCTTGGTGCTCCCGCGCACGGTCTCGATCAGCAGCGAGACATACAGGACGATGGCGCCTGCCTCCAACATTCCGGATGCGGCGACCAACCAACTGAGGGGTAAAAAGAGCGGGCTCTCCTCGATGGTGGCCAATACGGGTCCCCCGACGGCTCGGAGCAGCAGCCCCGGAATCATGAACCAGAGGATACCGGTCATCCGTTCCGGATGGGGGAGGGGGAAGCTGGCCAGTCGAGGAATAAAGTGCAGGCTGATGCCCATGATGAAGACACCTGCCCACCCTATGAGCTGCAGATGCCCGTGGGTTTGGATCAGCGCGTAGAAGGCCTGTCCGGCGGGAAAGCCGTAACCGATGACGATCGCCAGGTAGGCGCCGAACGCAAAACCGCCGAGGATCGCCGTTGTCAGCGATGTCCAGATAAAGCCGGACTCAAACTCGGCATAGTGTTTCACCGTGAAGTGTACCTTACAGGTAGGCGACGACGGCGTAGAAAGGGAGGGCAGGACGAGACTGTCGCATGAGGAGGTCCGGGGTGGTCGGCGCAGGCGGTTACAGGGTCCGTCTCACGCGACCACCCCTTCCCATAATCCTTACAATTTCGCCGCCTCGCTGGCGAGGTAGCTGGCTACACCCGCGGCGGTAGGCTGCATCGCCTTAGCCCCCTGTGTCCACCCGGCCGGGCAGACCTCTCCGTGTACCTCGGTGAACTGGAGCGCATCAACCATGCGAAGCATCTCGTCGATATTGCGGCCGAGCGGCAGGTTGTTGACCACCTGATGCTGCACGATGCCGTTTTTGTCGATCAGGAACGAGCCGCGCAGGGCGATACCGCCAGGCAGCAGGACGTCGTAATCACGGGCAATGTCCTTATTGAGGTCGGCGACCAGCGGATATTTCACCGGACCGATGCCGCCGTTCTTCACAGCGGTATTGCGCCATGCGCAATGGGTGAAATGCGAGTCGACCGAGCAGCCGACGACCTGCACGCCGCGCTTCTCAAACTCGGCCACGCGATGATCAAAGGCGATGATCTCTGAAGGGCAGACGAAGGTGAAATCAAGGGGATAGAAGAAGAGCACCACATACTTGCCCC containing:
- a CDS encoding peroxidase, with protein sequence MSVLVGKPAPVFTATAVMPDGSLKDNFMLSDYWGKYVVLFFYPLDFTFVCPSEIIAFDHRVAEFEKRGVQVVGCSVDSHFTHCAWRNTAVKNGGIGPVKYPLVADLNKDIARDYDVLLPGGIALRGSFLIDKNGIVQHQVVNNLPLGRNIDEMLRMVDALQFTEVHGEVCPAGWTQGAKAMQPTAAGVASYLASEAAKL